DNA sequence from the Tissierella sp. MB52-C2 genome:
CCTGAAATGTTTTTTCCATTATCATAAATCATAGTATCTAATCCATTTGGCAAAGCCTTTAGAAAATCTTTTAAACCTGCTTTATCTATGGCAAAATTAATCTCATCATCATTATAATCCTTATATAGAGTAATATTATTACGAAGAGTATCTTCAAATAAGAATACTTGTTGTTCAACATTGGAAATATTTTTGAAATAACTTTCCTTTTTAATATCCTTTAAGTTCTTCCCATCTACTAGAATTTTACCTTCAGTAGGATTAAAGTATTTCCTTAAAAGTTTAAGTAATGTAGATTTCCCGCCACCACTAGGGCCTATTACCAAATACTTTTCACCTTTAGTAATGCTTAAATTAATATCAGCTAAAATTTCCTTATTGTCATAACTAAATGATACATCCTGAAATTCTATGGTATTATTGAAACTATTTAGATCTACTGTTTCCTCATAGTTATCGTGATTTTTAAGGCTTTCGTCTAGCTTTATAAATAAAGATTTCACTGAGAATATCTTTGGAAACCACTCTGCTAAATTCATTAGTGGAAATATTACTCTACTCATATTATTTACTATTAAAATAACTGCACCTGTAGTTATGGAACCTTTTATTGCCATAGCTGCCGATATGAGAAGAATAGCAAAAGTAGAGGCATACATTATAAACTGCTGTATAGATAAAGTATAAGTATGGATCTTATCTATTGTATATCCTTTATATTGAATATCCTCACTTTTATTATAAAAATCCTCTTTTATTTTTTCATTTAAGTTATTAGACTTAATGATTTGGAAGGCTCCAAGAACTTCTTTTATATAGGATGTATATCCTTCAAATAATTCTGCTCTATGTTTTTCATGTCTTTGTAATGGCTTTCCTACTGCCATTGATAAGATAACAGATATTATGGATACACCTATTCCAATAAATAAAGCTGCTGGACTTACAGAAGCAATGACAATGAAGGATATTAAAAAACCAATAAGACTATTTCCCACTTCATATATGCCTTCTAAATATTTTTTCTCTATATTGTTCATATCATTAGTCATAGATGATAAATATACTCCATTATTTTCAGCTTGAAATTCATTTATATTTTTACCAAAAAGTCTCTCTACATAAGTAATCTTTGTTTTTATTAAAGATTTATAGATATATATTCCCCTTGTATAGGAAATAAGAATACTAAAGGGAAGTGATAATCCAATAAGTATAAATATTTTTATGGCCTCATTTTTAAATAATGTCATGTTGCCTTCCAAGGCTGAATCTATTATTTTCATCATTCCAATACTCAAATATCCATCTAAAGCTATCCCAATGGTTAATACTAGAAATGCTAGAATTAAATATCCAATAGACTTGTTTATAGTTCTTTTCATATGGCCACC
Encoded proteins:
- a CDS encoding ABC transporter ATP-binding protein; translated protein: MKRTINKSIGYLILAFLVLTIGIALDGYLSIGMMKIIDSALEGNMTLFKNEAIKIFILIGLSLPFSILISYTRGIYIYKSLIKTKITYVERLFGKNINEFQAENNGVYLSSMTNDMNNIEKKYLEGIYEVGNSLIGFLISFIVIASVSPAALFIGIGVSIISVILSMAVGKPLQRHEKHRAELFEGYTSYIKEVLGAFQIIKSNNLNEKIKEDFYNKSEDIQYKGYTIDKIHTYTLSIQQFIMYASTFAILLISAAMAIKGSITTGAVILIVNNMSRVIFPLMNLAEWFPKIFSVKSLFIKLDESLKNHDNYEETVDLNSFNNTIEFQDVSFSYDNKEILADINLSITKGEKYLVIGPSGGGKSTLLKLLRKYFNPTEGKILVDGKNLKDIKKESYFKNISNVEQQVFLFEDTLRNNITLYKDYNDDEINFAIDKAGLKDFLKALPNGLDTMIYDNGKNISGGERSRIAIARGLLTKSDIIFLDEAFASLDSSVAREIENTLLNLEGVTVINVSHVIFEETKNEYNNIFVVKNKAII